A region of Flavobacterium indicum GPTSA100-9 = DSM 17447 DNA encodes the following proteins:
- the secE gene encoding preprotein translocase subunit SecE, whose product MLKYFSEAFEELKSNVTWPTWDEVQKYTIIVALFSVIFALATWGVDVSFTKILNGFFNLLKG is encoded by the coding sequence ATGTTAAAATATTTTTCTGAAGCTTTCGAAGAATTAAAGTCTAATGTAACTTGGCCTACTTGGGACGAAGTTCAAAAGTATACTATTATAGTTGCGTTATTCTCAGTTATTTTTGCTTTAGCAACTTGGGGTGTAGATGTGTCTTTTACTAAGATACTAAATGGTTTCTTTAATTTATTAAAAGGTTAA
- the tuf gene encoding elongation factor Tu, whose product MAKETFDRSKPHLNIGTIGHVDHGKTTLTAAITKVLADAGLSEAKSFDQIDNAPEEKERGITINTSHVEYSTANRHYAHVDCPGHADYVKNMVTGAAQMDGAILVVAATDGPMPQTREHILLGRQVGVPRMVVFMNKVDMVDDAELLELVEMEIRDLLSFYQYDGDNGPVVQGSALGALNGDPKWVATVMELMEAVDNWIELPARDVDKPFLMPVEDVFTITGRGTVATGRIETGVANTGDAVEIIGMGADKLTSTITGVEMFRKILDRGEAGDNVGLLLRGIDKADIKRGMVICKPGSVKPHAKFKAEVYILKKEEGGRHTPFHNNYRPQFYVRTTDVTGTISLPAGRDMVMPGDNLTIEVELLSAIALSVGLRFAVREGGRTVGAGQVTEILD is encoded by the coding sequence TAAATATTGGTACTATCGGACACGTAGACCACGGGAAAACTACGTTAACTGCTGCAATCACTAAAGTATTAGCTGATGCTGGTTTATCTGAAGCAAAATCATTTGATCAAATTGATAATGCACCAGAAGAAAAAGAAAGAGGTATTACAATTAATACATCTCACGTTGAGTATTCAACAGCTAACCGTCACTATGCTCACGTTGACTGTCCAGGTCACGCGGATTACGTAAAGAACATGGTAACTGGTGCTGCGCAAATGGATGGAGCTATCTTAGTAGTTGCTGCTACTGATGGTCCAATGCCACAAACTCGTGAGCATATCTTATTAGGTCGTCAGGTTGGTGTGCCTAGAATGGTTGTATTCATGAACAAAGTTGACATGGTTGATGATGCTGAATTATTAGAGTTAGTAGAAATGGAAATCAGAGATTTATTATCTTTCTATCAGTATGATGGTGATAATGGTCCTGTAGTTCAAGGTTCTGCTTTAGGAGCTTTAAATGGAGATCCAAAATGGGTTGCTACTGTTATGGAATTAATGGAAGCGGTTGATAACTGGATTGAGTTACCAGCTCGTGATGTTGATAAGCCATTCTTAATGCCAGTTGAAGATGTATTTACAATTACAGGTCGTGGTACTGTTGCTACAGGACGTATCGAAACTGGAGTTGCTAATACAGGTGATGCTGTTGAAATCATTGGTATGGGAGCTGATAAATTAACTTCTACAATTACAGGGGTTGAGATGTTCCGTAAAATCTTAGATAGAGGTGAAGCTGGTGATAACGTTGGTTTATTATTAAGAGGTATTGATAAAGCAGATATCAAAAGAGGTATGGTAATCTGTAAACCAGGTTCAGTAAAACCACATGCTAAATTCAAAGCTGAGGTTTATATCTTGAAAAAAGAAGAAGGTGGACGTCACACTCCATTCCACAATAACTACCGTCCACAGTTCTACGTTCGTACAACTGACGTAACTGGTACTATTTCGTTACCAGCTGGAAGAGACATGGTTATGCCAGGTGATAACTTAACTATTGAAGTGGAATTATTATCTGCAATCGCTTTATCAGTAGGTTTACGTTTTGCTGTTCGTGAAGGTGGTAGAACAGTAGGTGCTGGTCAGGTAACAGAAATTTTAGACTAA